The Zestosphaera sp. genome includes a window with the following:
- a CDS encoding beta-CASP ribonuclease aCPSF1 — translation MIQVTLVDKVRMKILEEIYKNIPPEAGLTKIEFEGPEIAIYLKDVKSVLEKEELIKSIAKVIKKRVVVRVDESSRKDVDEVLQIVLNEVPPDAGVTKDDITFDEVLGEVVIKSVNPLIFFKDKRQLYNKIFMESGWRPRVVRKPPLRSSILESTIKYLVTQSDLRRRILRSIGDRIHRDTLFKDPYVRMTALGGFQEVGRSSILLETQESRILLDFGYNPSAPALKQSMPKLDILNLSLEDIDAVVVTHAHLDHCGLVPLLFKFGYDGPVYATEATRDLMVLLQLDLLDISRREGRPLPFDLQDVHKALLHTITLKYGEVTDIAPDIRLTFYRAGHILGSAIAHLHIGIGLHNVVYTSDFKYGKTRLLDEAHTEFPRVDTLIMESTYGNATQLPREEAEAKFIDLINRTLTRKGKVLIPTLAVGRAQEVLAIIAAAMDENRIPEVPVYVEGMINEVTAIHTAYPDLLSSELRSLINDGRNPFLHKSFKVVDTGKARMEIIDSDEPAVILATSGMLTGGPAVEYFRAMASDPKNSIIFVNYQVEGTLGRKVRDGVKNINLVVEDKLESVTINMEVDAVEGFSGHSDQNQLLAYLESVSPKPKKVILNHGEPEATSRLYTLIEERRRKNKTFLPPTTELYKPRVLDSLALVV, via the coding sequence ATGATTCAAGTGACTTTAGTTGATAAAGTAAGAATGAAGATTTTAGAGGAGATATACAAGAACATACCGCCTGAGGCAGGTCTCACTAAGATAGAGTTTGAGGGGCCCGAGATAGCCATATACCTTAAGGACGTGAAGTCCGTCCTAGAGAAGGAGGAGCTGATAAAGTCCATAGCTAAGGTTATAAAGAAGAGGGTTGTCGTCAGGGTCGATGAGTCATCACGCAAAGACGTTGACGAGGTGCTGCAGATAGTACTCAATGAAGTGCCGCCCGACGCCGGCGTCACTAAAGATGACATCACCTTCGACGAGGTTCTGGGGGAGGTAGTCATTAAGTCCGTCAACCCTCTAATATTCTTTAAGGATAAACGTCAACTGTATAACAAGATCTTCATGGAGTCAGGGTGGAGGCCGCGCGTAGTGAGGAAGCCCCCCCTGCGGTCATCGATTCTGGAGTCAACTATAAAGTATTTGGTGACTCAGTCGGATCTAAGGAGGAGAATACTTAGAAGCATTGGCGATCGTATACATAGGGACACACTGTTTAAGGATCCTTACGTGAGGATGACGGCTCTAGGGGGGTTTCAGGAGGTCGGGCGGTCGTCAATACTTCTGGAGACGCAGGAGTCCAGAATCCTCTTGGACTTCGGGTATAACCCCTCAGCACCCGCGCTCAAGCAGTCAATGCCTAAGCTGGACATCCTTAATCTATCGCTAGAGGATATAGATGCGGTCGTGGTTACGCATGCCCATCTCGATCATTGCGGGCTAGTCCCCCTCCTCTTTAAGTTCGGCTATGACGGGCCGGTCTACGCCACAGAGGCTACTAGGGATCTTATGGTGCTGCTCCAGCTTGACCTGCTGGACATCTCGAGGCGTGAGGGGAGACCGCTGCCTTTCGACCTTCAGGACGTTCATAAGGCTTTGCTCCATACGATAACCCTCAAATACGGTGAAGTCACCGATATAGCGCCTGACATCAGGCTCACGTTCTACAGAGCAGGCCACATACTGGGTTCGGCTATAGCGCACCTACATATAGGGATAGGTCTTCATAACGTGGTCTACACCAGCGACTTCAAGTACGGCAAGACTAGACTGCTTGATGAGGCCCATACGGAGTTCCCCCGAGTAGATACTCTAATAATGGAGTCCACGTACGGGAATGCCACCCAGCTCCCGAGGGAGGAGGCGGAAGCCAAATTCATAGATCTGATTAACCGGACCCTCACTAGGAAGGGTAAGGTTCTGATACCGACGCTCGCCGTAGGCAGAGCTCAGGAGGTTTTGGCCATCATTGCGGCCGCTATGGATGAAAACAGGATTCCGGAGGTGCCCGTCTACGTTGAAGGCATGATAAATGAGGTGACCGCCATCCACACCGCGTATCCGGACCTGCTTTCGAGCGAATTGCGTAGTCTGATAAACGATGGCAGGAACCCGTTCCTCCATAAGTCGTTCAAAGTAGTTGATACGGGGAAAGCTAGGATGGAGATCATAGATTCGGACGAGCCCGCCGTGATACTCGCCACCTCAGGCATGCTCACCGGAGGCCCTGCCGTCGAGTACTTCAGAGCGATGGCCTCGGATCCTAAGAACTCCATAATATTCGTCAACTACCAGGTTGAGGGAACCTTAGGACGTAAGGTAAGAGACGGCGTGAAGAACATCAACCTAGTTGTGGAGGACAAGCTGGAGTCAGTGACCATCAACATGGAGGTCGACGCCGTAGAGGGTTTCTCGGGACACTCAGACCAGAATCAGCTACTAGCGTATCTGGAGAGTGTGTCACCGAAACCCAAGAAAGTGATACTGAACCACGGAGAGCCTGAAGCGACTAGCCGACTCTACACCCTGATAGAGGAGAGGAGGAGGAAGAATAAGACATTCCTACCACCAACTACCGAGCTCTACAAGCCTAGAGTGCTCGACTCACTAGCGCTGGTTGTGTGA
- a CDS encoding UPF0179 family protein gives MPTITLVNHIVAREGHVFIHGKPSEECVGCRFRAVCVDKLKPNHLYEVIRVTGIRNPCRLYGYVTTVEVEEKPVVLVIPKRLALEGLKFVYTPVNCGEKKCPYFTTCNAPYVRESLPVRVVSVRGKVNCRASKESMVAAEVVLAD, from the coding sequence ATGCCTACGATAACTCTGGTTAACCACATAGTGGCTAGGGAGGGCCACGTATTCATACACGGTAAACCGTCTGAGGAATGCGTTGGTTGCAGGTTCAGAGCTGTGTGTGTAGATAAGCTTAAGCCGAATCACCTTTACGAAGTAATCAGGGTCACGGGCATTAGGAACCCCTGCAGGCTCTACGGGTACGTAACAACCGTCGAGGTTGAGGAGAAACCCGTAGTCTTGGTGATCCCTAAGAGGCTTGCATTAGAGGGACTTAAGTTCGTCTACACCCCCGTTAACTGCGGTGAGAAGAAGTGCCCGTATTTCACCACATGCAATGCGCCCTACGTTAGGGAGAGCCTGCCCGTGAGGGTTGTTAGCGTGAGGGGTAAAGTCAACTGCAGGGCGTCCAAAGAATCCATGGTGGCTGCGGAGGTAGTTTTAGCGGATTAA
- a CDS encoding thiolase domain-containing protein, protein MRGDVAVIGVGMTKFDEHWNKQLRDLFVEAALEALDDARVDLKDVKAMFIGNMGSGMWVEQEHLGPLLADYLGIPGVPSLKVESACASSGMAFRLGFMSVAAGLHDIVLVGGVEKMSDVTTGESTHHLATAADREWEAFYGVTFPGLFALIARRHMKQYGTTREQLAKVAVKNHKHGSYNPKAQYQRAISIDDVLNSPLVADPLRLLDSSPISDGAAAVIIARSDIARRFTDTPVYVLGSGTATDTIALHDRDDITILRSVVLAAKEAYSMAKVEPEDVNLAEVHDCFTIAEILAYEDLGFVKKGEGGRLIDEGMTELGGKIPVNPSGGLKAKGHPVGATGIAQVVEVTLQLRNEAGKRQVSNAEIGLTHNIGGSGASCVVHILGRSRR, encoded by the coding sequence ATGAGAGGGGACGTGGCTGTAATAGGGGTAGGCATGACTAAGTTTGATGAGCATTGGAATAAGCAACTAAGGGATCTCTTTGTTGAGGCGGCTCTAGAGGCTCTTGATGACGCACGCGTGGATCTTAAGGACGTTAAAGCGATGTTCATTGGTAATATGGGCTCAGGCATGTGGGTTGAGCAGGAGCATTTAGGTCCTTTGTTAGCTGACTACCTAGGGATTCCTGGAGTGCCATCCTTAAAGGTTGAGTCTGCGTGTGCGTCTTCAGGAATGGCATTTAGATTAGGGTTTATGTCTGTTGCAGCAGGTCTTCATGACATAGTCCTCGTGGGGGGTGTTGAGAAGATGAGTGATGTGACAACTGGTGAGTCTACACATCACTTAGCGACAGCAGCTGATAGAGAGTGGGAGGCATTCTACGGAGTGACGTTCCCAGGCCTCTTCGCCTTGATAGCCAGGAGGCATATGAAGCAGTACGGGACTACTAGAGAGCAACTGGCTAAAGTGGCTGTCAAGAACCATAAACACGGTTCCTATAATCCTAAGGCGCAGTATCAGAGAGCGATATCGATAGATGATGTCCTCAATTCACCTCTGGTAGCGGACCCGTTAAGGCTACTCGACAGCTCACCGATCAGCGATGGTGCGGCGGCCGTTATCATAGCGAGATCCGACATAGCAAGAAGGTTCACGGACACGCCGGTCTACGTACTGGGTAGCGGCACTGCAACTGACACGATAGCCCTCCACGACAGAGACGACATAACAATCCTAAGGTCTGTTGTGTTAGCAGCTAAAGAGGCCTACAGCATGGCTAAGGTGGAGCCTGAGGACGTGAACCTCGCTGAGGTGCATGACTGCTTCACAATAGCAGAGATCCTAGCCTACGAGGATCTGGGTTTTGTCAAAAAGGGTGAGGGTGGTAGGTTAATTGATGAGGGGATGACTGAATTAGGAGGTAAGATACCGGTGAACCCGAGCGGTGGCTTAAAGGCTAAAGGCCATCCAGTCGGTGCAACGGGGATCGCTCAAGTGGTGGAAGTGACATTGCAACTCCGCAATGAGGCTGGTAAGAGGCAAGTGTCTAACGCCGAGATAGGCTTAACGCACAATATCGGAGGTTCAGGCGCCTCATGTGTTGTCCATATTTTAGGGAGGAGTAGGAGGTGA
- a CDS encoding hydroxymethylglutaryl-CoA synthase produces the protein MNFKGEIPAIYGWGSYIPVYRIKLDEIARVWGDEPARVKSGLQVEEISVRSRDEDQVVIAVNAAWNALKRAPEVSPKDIGAVYVGSESKPYAVKPTATIVAVAVGAPVTIRAADYEFACKAGTEAVISVIAQVASRMIKYGLAIGADTSQSWPGDVLEYTAGAGGSAYIIGPKSNTSVAYFESQYSVATDTPDFWRRDEIKYPRHMGRFTGEPAYFKHITLAANELMSREGLKPSDFDYFVPHQPNGTFPVRVALRLGFKLEQVKPGLISPWVGNFYSGSSLTGLSRVLDKAKPGQRILLVSFGSGAGADAFSIVSQEAIEEKKKLAPTVDEQISRKKYVDYSTYLRFWDKIYGV, from the coding sequence ATGAACTTTAAGGGAGAGATCCCAGCCATCTATGGTTGGGGTTCATACATTCCTGTTTACAGGATTAAACTCGACGAAATAGCTAGGGTGTGGGGTGATGAACCTGCCAGGGTCAAGAGCGGGCTACAGGTCGAGGAAATCTCGGTGAGGAGTCGAGATGAGGATCAGGTAGTCATCGCGGTAAACGCTGCCTGGAATGCCTTAAAAAGGGCTCCTGAGGTTAGCCCTAAAGACATAGGCGCTGTGTACGTTGGTTCTGAGTCTAAGCCCTACGCTGTGAAGCCAACAGCAACCATAGTTGCCGTTGCCGTAGGTGCACCGGTAACCATCAGAGCTGCTGATTACGAGTTCGCTTGTAAAGCCGGGACGGAGGCCGTCATATCCGTAATAGCTCAGGTAGCAAGCAGAATGATCAAGTACGGCTTGGCTATAGGCGCTGACACTTCTCAGTCATGGCCTGGTGATGTGTTAGAGTATACAGCAGGCGCGGGCGGATCAGCGTACATAATTGGGCCTAAATCCAATACCAGCGTTGCTTACTTTGAGAGTCAATACTCCGTCGCCACAGATACTCCTGACTTCTGGAGAAGAGATGAAATCAAATACCCTAGACACATGGGTAGGTTCACAGGAGAGCCAGCGTACTTCAAGCACATCACATTAGCCGCTAACGAGCTAATGAGCAGAGAGGGTCTTAAGCCAAGCGACTTCGATTATTTCGTGCCGCATCAACCAAATGGGACATTCCCTGTTAGAGTTGCTCTTAGGTTAGGCTTTAAGTTGGAGCAGGTTAAGCCGGGGCTCATATCACCATGGGTCGGGAACTTCTACTCCGGATCTTCATTAACTGGGTTATCGAGAGTGTTGGATAAGGCCAAGCCTGGTCAGAGGATATTGCTGGTCTCATTCGGATCTGGGGCCGGTGCTGACGCTTTCAGCATAGTGTCACAGGAAGCTATAGAAGAGAAGAAGAAGCTGGCACCAACAGTTGATGAGCAAATCAGCAGAAAGAAATATGTTGATTATTCAACGTATCTAAGGTTCTGGGATAAGATATATGGGGTGTAA
- a CDS encoding NAD(P)-dependent glycerol-1-phosphate dehydrogenase, translated as MKKEPHVIDLPKKIVVGRNVVWQIPKVLEELKLGKRVLIITGPNVWGLVGRVVDEILTSSDVQYEVSKVSRPSVSEVNGLADSSGRLQLDVVVGLGGGKPIDIAKCLSTRLGLPFISVPTTSSHDGIASPFASLRGGESVTSVMAKPPMAVVADLELIASAPGRAIKAGAGDLIGKFTAVLDWRLSHRLKGEYYGGYSAQLALLSAKHIINYADMISKPETDGISVVVEGLISSSVAMCIAGSTRPASGSEHLFSHALDIVAGYPALHGEQVGVGTIMMSYLHGLKWRKIKKVLKRIGLPTTAKELGVKDVDVINALSIAHKIRPDRYTILGESGLTYEAAERLARVTGVID; from the coding sequence TTGAAGAAGGAACCTCACGTGATTGACTTACCTAAGAAGATAGTGGTCGGCAGGAACGTCGTTTGGCAGATTCCTAAAGTGCTTGAGGAGCTGAAATTAGGGAAGCGGGTGCTGATAATCACGGGCCCTAACGTGTGGGGTTTGGTCGGTCGTGTAGTGGACGAGATACTGACCTCCAGTGATGTCCAGTATGAGGTAAGCAAGGTCTCCAGACCTTCAGTCAGCGAGGTTAACGGCCTTGCAGACTCCTCAGGACGTCTCCAACTGGACGTAGTGGTAGGTCTGGGCGGGGGCAAGCCAATAGATATTGCCAAATGCCTTTCCACACGGTTAGGTTTGCCTTTCATAAGCGTCCCAACCACCTCATCACATGATGGGATAGCATCGCCCTTCGCCTCCCTTAGAGGTGGTGAGTCCGTGACCTCAGTGATGGCTAAACCCCCTATGGCCGTTGTGGCGGATCTGGAGCTAATAGCCTCAGCACCTGGCAGGGCGATCAAGGCAGGTGCTGGTGACTTAATAGGTAAGTTCACCGCAGTTCTTGATTGGAGGCTGTCCCACAGGCTTAAGGGGGAATATTATGGAGGTTATTCAGCACAGCTCGCCCTGCTCTCAGCTAAACACATCATCAACTACGCGGACATGATATCCAAGCCTGAGACAGATGGGATCAGCGTGGTGGTGGAGGGATTGATAAGCTCGTCAGTCGCTATGTGCATAGCCGGCAGCACCAGGCCGGCTAGCGGGTCGGAACACCTCTTCAGCCACGCTCTAGACATAGTTGCTGGCTACCCAGCCCTCCACGGTGAGCAGGTAGGGGTCGGCACCATAATGATGTCCTACCTCCACGGGCTTAAATGGCGTAAGATCAAGAAAGTCCTCAAGAGGATAGGACTACCAACAACCGCGAAGGAGCTGGGGGTTAAGGACGTTGACGTTATTAACGCCCTATCAATAGCCCATAAAATAAGGCCAGATAGGTATACAATCCTCGGGGAAAGCGGCCTAACGTATGAGGCGGCAGAGAGACTGGCCCGAGTCACGGGCGTGATAGATTAA
- a CDS encoding TAXI family TRAP transporter solute-binding subunit, which produces MSANPLSKYTTGLLVVLVVVAGVMGYLAGSSAAPTATLTVTKSETRVVTNIITQTQTLIITGPTTPITTPKPTTPTPTTPTFTPPALSKPVTLRIATHSMGSSWYMMGSAFAAVIKEYLPSGSVIDVMTGPGTIGNIPLVSKGDAELAITMDSYVFFAREGLPPYETPITNIAMVVNRLSPYFLLVAVPRDWASANNVRTFDDIAQMIKNGKKVVIVTSSVGGLDEYATRIMLQLYGLTYDDVKRAGGDIIFGATDDYRVEVFRQGLAQVFSDVCTYNHPTWESLTAGTDIIVLPLNETVREGFKNYGLTPYVVEKGTYKGVDADIKTVGLWACLVASTEVPKEVIYYVTKALVENKEKLTALFAGFSRFDAEHAYDSPAPLHEGAQLYFRSVGLLKATT; this is translated from the coding sequence TTGAGTGCTAACCCCTTAAGTAAGTATACAACTGGATTGTTAGTGGTTTTAGTAGTTGTTGCGGGTGTTATGGGATATCTGGCTGGGTCTTCAGCCGCTCCAACAGCTACACTAACTGTAACGAAGTCTGAGACCCGTGTCGTGACGAACATCATAACGCAGACTCAAACACTCATCATTACAGGACCGACCACCCCTATAACGACGCCTAAGCCAACAACGCCCACACCAACAACACCCACATTTACACCTCCTGCGCTTTCAAAACCAGTAACATTGAGGATAGCGACACATAGCATGGGCTCCTCATGGTATATGATGGGGTCAGCCTTCGCGGCGGTGATTAAGGAGTACCTACCTTCGGGTTCCGTCATCGACGTGATGACAGGTCCTGGTACTATCGGGAACATACCGCTCGTATCAAAAGGGGACGCTGAGCTAGCTATAACTATGGATAGCTACGTGTTCTTTGCAAGAGAAGGGTTGCCACCTTACGAGACGCCTATCACAAACATAGCCATGGTTGTAAATAGGTTAAGTCCTTACTTCCTGCTGGTGGCTGTTCCTAGGGATTGGGCTTCAGCGAACAACGTAAGGACCTTCGATGACATTGCTCAAATGATTAAGAACGGTAAGAAAGTCGTCATAGTGACTAGTTCGGTAGGTGGTCTGGACGAGTACGCTACGAGGATCATGTTACAACTGTACGGACTGACTTACGATGACGTCAAGAGAGCTGGCGGCGATATAATCTTCGGCGCGACAGATGACTATAGGGTCGAGGTCTTCCGGCAGGGTCTAGCTCAGGTATTTAGTGATGTGTGCACGTATAATCATCCTACGTGGGAGTCGCTAACTGCCGGGACAGATATAATAGTCCTTCCGTTGAACGAAACTGTGAGGGAAGGATTTAAAAACTATGGTCTAACGCCCTATGTAGTTGAGAAAGGGACCTATAAGGGTGTGGATGCAGATATAAAGACCGTGGGTCTCTGGGCTTGCTTGGTAGCCAGCACGGAGGTGCCTAAGGAGGTCATCTATTATGTAACTAAGGCGTTAGTTGAAAACAAAGAGAAACTCACCGCTTTGTTCGCAGGTTTCAGTCGATTCGATGCAGAGCATGCATATGACTCGCCTGCACCCCTTCATGAAGGAGCGCAACTCTACTTTAGGTCTGTCGGCCTTTTAAAGGCAACCACCTAA
- a CDS encoding Zn-ribbon domain-containing OB-fold protein, translated as MSNMSVPKAPRIWQLAERRYRLVGSKCLKCGRLFVGLRKVCPQCKSTEFEYVELSRRGKIYSYTVIRAPPMEREKYGPYIMAIVELDDGCRLTAEIVDCSSEEIDIGTEVEATFRKIGEESESGIIYYACKFRPVVKGV; from the coding sequence ATGAGTAACATGTCCGTGCCAAAGGCACCAAGGATATGGCAATTAGCTGAAAGGAGGTACAGATTAGTAGGTAGTAAGTGTTTAAAGTGTGGGAGGCTCTTCGTAGGATTAAGGAAGGTCTGCCCTCAATGCAAGAGTACGGAATTTGAGTACGTTGAGCTGAGTAGGAGAGGCAAGATATATTCATACACAGTCATTAGGGCCCCACCCATGGAGAGAGAGAAGTATGGCCCTTACATAATGGCTATAGTAGAGCTTGATGACGGCTGTAGACTAACTGCAGAGATCGTCGATTGCTCGTCGGAGGAGATCGACATAGGCACTGAGGTTGAAGCGACTTTCAGAAAAATTGGCGAGGAGAGCGAATCAGGCATAATATACTACGCCTGTAAGTTTAGGCCGGTGGTAAAGGGGGTGTGA
- a CDS encoding proteasome subunit beta, with protein MSVLHGTTTVGLRLRDSVVIAADKRASQGYFIAHKRVRKIVKIDDHIVMSIAGLVADAQILASQLQYLARKHRYEEGAPVPVRTLVSYLGLLLNAYKYFPFEVQLIVGGYDTEPRLYAVQWFGDYVEENYTVTGSGSPVAVGLIESRYSPGMSVDEAVKLALEAIRASTRRDVFSGEGVDVAVVRRDATEFQTFSL; from the coding sequence ATGAGCGTTTTGCACGGAACAACCACAGTAGGTCTTAGGTTGAGGGATTCGGTAGTGATAGCGGCGGATAAGAGAGCTAGTCAAGGATACTTTATCGCCCACAAGAGGGTCAGGAAGATTGTGAAGATAGATGATCACATAGTAATGTCCATAGCTGGGTTAGTCGCTGACGCGCAGATCCTTGCATCGCAACTCCAATACTTAGCTAGGAAGCACAGGTACGAGGAGGGGGCTCCAGTGCCTGTGAGAACCCTAGTCTCATATCTGGGGCTCCTGCTCAACGCATACAAATACTTTCCCTTCGAGGTTCAGCTGATTGTAGGCGGTTACGACACCGAGCCAAGACTCTACGCTGTCCAGTGGTTCGGTGACTACGTTGAGGAGAACTATACGGTCACCGGCTCGGGAAGTCCTGTAGCCGTCGGCCTAATAGAAAGCAGGTACTCGCCGGGTATGAGTGTTGATGAAGCCGTCAAGCTCGCCCTAGAGGCCATCAGGGCTTCGACAAGGAGGGATGTTTTCAGTGGTGAGGGCGTGGACGTTGCTGTGGTGAGGAGGGACGCAACGGAATTCCAGACCTTCAGCCTTTAA
- a CDS encoding CaiB/BaiF CoA-transferase family protein, whose protein sequence is MKKPLEGVRIIDLSRVLAGPYCTMILADLGAEVIKVERPGTGDDSRHFTPFINNQSAYFININRGKKSVVIDLKKPKGREIFLRLVEKADVLVENFAPGTMEKLGLGYDVINKVNPRVIYASISGFGQEGPYRNKTAYDLIAQAMGGIMSITGWPESPPTRVGTAIGDILGALYATIAILAALKAREVTGVGERIDIAMVDCVVQACEAYNMMWLVEGRVPTRIGNRYEFIYPYDTFKAKDGWVAIGVGNNEMWSRFCKAIGRDDLINHEDFNTNMKRVKNHVKVKEIVEEWTSKLTTKKIAEILERYEIPVTPVYTMKDVWGDEHIVTHRKMLVKINQPEIGEMPVVGTPLKMKNLTSEVGGQAPLLGQHTKEVLTTLLNLNEDEINKLEEEEVIYCR, encoded by the coding sequence TTGAAGAAACCTTTAGAGGGTGTTAGGATTATCGACTTGTCAAGAGTTCTAGCAGGACCTTACTGTACTATGATCTTAGCTGATTTAGGTGCTGAGGTGATTAAGGTTGAGAGGCCAGGAACTGGGGATGACTCAAGACATTTCACACCATTCATAAATAATCAAAGTGCCTATTTCATTAATATAAACAGAGGTAAGAAGAGTGTTGTAATAGATCTTAAGAAACCTAAAGGTAGAGAAATATTCTTAAGATTGGTGGAGAAAGCTGATGTGCTTGTAGAGAACTTCGCTCCCGGAACCATGGAGAAGTTAGGGTTAGGTTACGACGTGATTAACAAGGTCAATCCGAGAGTAATATACGCGTCTATATCAGGTTTCGGCCAGGAAGGTCCGTATAGAAATAAGACAGCTTACGACTTGATAGCGCAGGCTATGGGAGGCATAATGAGCATCACTGGGTGGCCTGAATCGCCACCGACCAGAGTGGGCACGGCCATAGGAGATATTCTAGGTGCTCTATACGCTACCATAGCTATCCTGGCCGCCTTAAAAGCTAGAGAGGTGACAGGGGTGGGAGAGAGGATAGATATAGCGATGGTTGACTGCGTTGTCCAGGCGTGTGAAGCCTACAACATGATGTGGTTGGTTGAAGGCAGAGTACCTACCAGAATAGGCAATAGGTATGAATTCATTTATCCGTACGATACCTTCAAAGCGAAGGACGGCTGGGTTGCTATAGGGGTTGGGAATAACGAAATGTGGAGCAGATTCTGCAAGGCCATAGGAAGGGACGACCTAATAAACCACGAGGACTTCAACACAAACATGAAGAGAGTTAAGAACCACGTTAAGGTGAAGGAGATAGTAGAAGAGTGGACATCAAAACTAACTACGAAGAAAATTGCTGAAATACTTGAGAGATATGAGATACCAGTCACACCAGTATACACTATGAAAGACGTATGGGGGGACGAACATATAGTCACACATAGAAAGATGTTAGTTAAGATAAATCAGCCAGAGATAGGTGAAATGCCGGTCGTTGGAACCCCTCTCAAGATGAAGAATCTAACCTCAGAGGTCGGAGGCCAGGCCCCGCTGTTAGGACAACATACTAAAGAAGTACTCACGACACTCTTAAACCTTAATGAAGATGAAATAAATAAGCTTGAGGAGGAGGAGGTTATATATTGTCGATAA